One Leptospira bouyouniensis DNA window includes the following coding sequences:
- a CDS encoding AMP-dependent synthetase/ligase codes for MNENYQILYHALETVASKFPNKVSFRKRKSPTEFPGISFGELKEFVDHLTLGFIDLGVEVGDRIGFFCDASVNWLRTDLSILTAGAVVVPRGTDIVKEEILYILNHSEAKFLVVQKPKDKKRIEDLLGELPHLKQIFVLENEQGELIAGPNSILSLAEKGKDIWNSNGKLNIENRIKQIDPDALATLIYTSGTTGNPKGVMLSQKGWITAIRNTIARLDMNSNDNAVSLLPPWHAFERAIEYAGIFLGLDFLISNMTNLKDDLRDFRPTIFPSVPRIWESVYNGIMAKVAKEGGFKEKLFHFFLKVGETWAKYYAMFRGFEFEIKKPNFIISFCKRTYAFLILILLSPLKLLSIKIFSTIHKALGGRIRICISAGSALPSVVDGFLSAIGLKVLEGYGMTETSAVVSIRSNTKPTKGTVGIPIDGYSIRLKDDTGKILTKTGDKGTLWIKSKQILKGYYKRPELNQVVFDADGFFDTGDLMMISHRNELVFAGRSKDTIALIGGENVEPIPIEDKLLTSPYIDQVMVVGHDKKTLAALIVPNFESVEAKIQGISKDKASDWNTNPKVRELFRSEISKIISRENGFKSFEMIPANNFYVVPRPFDPDVEMTRTLKMKRNIISEVFSKQIEGIYQ; via the coding sequence ATGAACGAGAACTACCAAATCCTTTACCATGCATTGGAAACCGTTGCGTCCAAATTCCCAAACAAAGTTTCGTTTCGAAAGCGAAAGTCGCCTACCGAATTTCCTGGGATCAGTTTTGGAGAATTGAAGGAGTTTGTCGACCACTTGACTCTCGGATTCATCGACTTAGGTGTAGAAGTTGGGGATCGGATTGGTTTTTTCTGTGACGCTTCGGTCAATTGGCTACGCACTGACCTTTCCATTCTCACTGCAGGTGCAGTTGTTGTTCCTAGAGGGACAGATATTGTCAAAGAAGAAATATTATACATCCTAAACCATTCGGAAGCAAAGTTTTTGGTGGTTCAAAAACCAAAAGATAAAAAAAGAATCGAAGATTTGTTAGGTGAACTCCCGCATTTAAAACAGATTTTTGTTTTAGAAAATGAACAAGGTGAACTCATAGCAGGACCAAATTCAATTCTCTCGCTTGCTGAAAAAGGAAAAGATATTTGGAATTCGAATGGAAAACTAAACATAGAAAATCGAATCAAACAAATTGACCCTGATGCACTTGCCACTCTCATTTATACATCCGGAACTACGGGAAATCCAAAAGGTGTGATGTTATCTCAAAAAGGATGGATCACTGCCATTCGGAATACAATCGCAAGGTTAGATATGAATTCCAATGATAATGCAGTGAGTTTATTACCACCATGGCATGCATTCGAAAGAGCTATTGAGTATGCAGGGATCTTTCTTGGTTTGGATTTTTTAATTTCTAATATGACAAATCTCAAAGATGACCTTCGCGATTTTCGTCCTACTATTTTTCCATCAGTTCCAAGGATTTGGGAATCTGTTTACAATGGGATTATGGCAAAAGTTGCTAAAGAAGGAGGGTTCAAAGAAAAATTATTTCATTTTTTCTTAAAAGTCGGTGAAACTTGGGCAAAATATTATGCGATGTTTAGAGGATTTGAATTTGAAATCAAAAAACCAAATTTTATCATTTCATTCTGTAAACGTACATATGCGTTCTTAATTTTAATTTTACTCTCTCCTCTAAAACTATTAAGTATTAAAATATTTTCGACGATCCACAAAGCACTCGGTGGAAGGATTAGGATTTGTATTTCTGCTGGTTCCGCCTTACCAAGTGTAGTCGATGGATTTTTGTCAGCAATAGGTTTGAAAGTTTTGGAAGGTTATGGAATGACTGAAACTTCTGCTGTTGTTTCAATCCGCTCCAATACGAAACCTACAAAAGGAACAGTTGGGATTCCAATTGATGGTTATTCCATTCGATTAAAAGATGATACAGGAAAAATATTAACAAAAACTGGAGATAAAGGTACTCTTTGGATCAAATCCAAACAAATTTTAAAAGGATATTATAAACGACCAGAACTCAATCAAGTTGTGTTTGATGCAGATGGATTTTTTGATACCGGGGATCTTATGATGATTTCACATAGGAACGAACTTGTTTTTGCTGGAAGATCAAAAGATACAATCGCACTGATTGGTGGTGAAAACGTTGAACCAATTCCAATCGAGGACAAACTTTTAACATCTCCTTATATAGACCAGGTGATGGTTGTTGGACATGATAAAAAAACATTGGCTGCCCTCATTGTTCCCAACTTCGAATCTGTAGAGGCCAAAATACAAGGAATTTCAAAGGATAAAGCTAGCGATTGGAATACAAATCCTAAGGTAAGAGAACTATTTCGATCTGAAATCTCTAAAATCATTTCCCGTGAGAATGGATTTAAGTCCTTCGAAATGATACCTGCAAATAATTTCTATGTTGTCCCTCGACCTTTCGATCCTGACGTAGAAATGACTCGTACTCTGAAAATGAAACGAAATATAATTTCGGAAGTATTTTCAAAACAAATAGAAGGAATTTACCAATGA
- a CDS encoding acyl-CoA dehydrogenase family protein, protein MINPKLNPYLNDDERSFYNTVFQFSEEKVFPSSEERDEKEIWSDELWKEFSKAGLTGLTIPAEYGGEGASCLLCSIATDAFASGSLDGGIGLSWVAHLVIGTMPIVFQGTEAQKSKYLTKLATGEWMAGFALTEPASGSDAASLLTKAEEVEGGWKLNGSKTFITNGPVGQVFIVMARTSEKGRGPMGISAFIVESHTPGFKVSKVLKKLGHHTSMTAELVFEDMIIPKENLLGPLNTGFMRIGKETLEWERTVFVAGLAGAMEFCLRKGLRYANERIQFGKSISSFYGMRDILVRNWVYIQAARRLIYWVAERKDKGIPSPLESSLGKLISSELAEDVAKDTVQLFAGYGYMKEYAVERFYRDVKLGTIGGGTSEIQRSIISSLYPGKEKFQKEFSRIENPNNESDLIQNLLFEIILKMDAEPNRKKQQSIEFAFADVLSVFVILYLSEIDTKKTIDSYPKEEKMIDRKLLSYYLVGKYLMSMSRLNPYVSKELTDLWAQYTKLGSSIEETVHSRFSILQEFA, encoded by the coding sequence ATGATCAATCCAAAACTAAATCCATATCTGAATGATGATGAAAGAAGTTTTTACAATACTGTCTTTCAGTTTTCGGAAGAAAAAGTTTTTCCATCTTCGGAAGAAAGAGACGAAAAAGAAATTTGGTCTGACGAACTCTGGAAAGAGTTTTCGAAAGCAGGTTTAACAGGACTTACGATTCCCGCTGAGTATGGCGGTGAGGGTGCAAGTTGTTTGTTATGCTCCATTGCAACTGATGCATTTGCCTCAGGTTCACTAGATGGTGGAATTGGGTTGTCATGGGTAGCTCACCTTGTCATTGGAACTATGCCAATTGTGTTTCAAGGTACGGAAGCTCAAAAATCAAAATATCTCACCAAACTGGCAACAGGTGAATGGATGGCAGGTTTTGCACTAACTGAACCTGCATCGGGATCGGATGCGGCTTCACTCCTTACGAAAGCAGAAGAAGTAGAGGGAGGTTGGAAATTGAATGGATCCAAAACCTTCATCACAAATGGTCCGGTTGGCCAAGTTTTCATCGTAATGGCAAGAACTTCTGAGAAAGGCAGGGGACCAATGGGTATTTCCGCATTTATTGTGGAAAGTCATACTCCTGGTTTTAAGGTAAGTAAGGTTTTAAAAAAATTAGGCCATCATACTTCAATGACTGCGGAATTGGTATTCGAAGATATGATCATACCCAAGGAAAATCTCTTAGGACCACTAAACACTGGTTTTATGAGAATTGGTAAAGAAACTTTAGAGTGGGAAAGAACTGTTTTTGTGGCAGGACTTGCTGGAGCAATGGAGTTTTGTCTCAGGAAAGGTTTGCGTTACGCAAACGAACGAATTCAATTTGGAAAATCAATTTCAAGTTTCTATGGAATGAGAGATATTTTAGTCCGTAACTGGGTATACATTCAAGCTGCACGAAGGTTGATTTATTGGGTTGCAGAAAGAAAAGATAAAGGTATTCCATCACCTCTAGAAAGCAGTTTGGGAAAATTGATTTCTTCAGAACTTGCTGAAGATGTAGCAAAAGACACCGTACAGTTGTTTGCTGGATATGGATACATGAAAGAATACGCTGTTGAACGTTTTTACAGAGATGTAAAATTGGGGACAATTGGCGGAGGGACAAGTGAAATTCAGAGATCGATCATCTCTTCGTTGTATCCTGGTAAAGAAAAGTTCCAAAAAGAATTTAGTAGAATCGAAAATCCTAATAACGAATCAGATTTAATTCAAAATTTATTATTTGAGATTATATTAAAAATGGATGCGGAACCAAATCGAAAGAAACAACAGTCGATTGAATTTGCATTTGCCGATGTATTATCGGTATTCGTAATCCTCTATTTATCTGAAATTGATACTAAGAAAACGATAGATTCTTATCCAAAAGAAGAAAAAATGATAGATCGGAAGTTACTTTCGTATTATCTTGTGGGTAAGTATTTAATGTCCATGAGCCGATTGAACCCATATGTATCAAAAGAATTAACTGACCTTTGGGCTCAGTATACAAAATTGGGTTCTTCGATTGAAGAGACCGTTCATTCTAGATTTAGTATCCTCCAGGAGTTCGCCTAA
- a CDS encoding CBS domain-containing protein, whose translation MFFWIHDGRISPNPPTSYPDRVPKIHASSQSAPSEIGDGEPGTSPTGSFLHRNPKDVYKESAGPTEKPVFFLHEMMTSPVYTKGMEENIETCLDFMLEKGIRHLPITGRMGEIVGFVSDRDLLDKSKSYERDMPVSDIMIKRVLVGSPGAEIRQVTKVLLEERIGCLPIVNDDNLPIGIITRSDLLRLLLKYPNLSLIV comes from the coding sequence ATGTTCTTTTGGATCCATGACGGTCGAATTTCTCCCAATCCACCCACTTCCTACCCTGACCGTGTCCCCAAAATTCACGCAAGTAGCCAATCGGCGCCAAGTGAAATTGGGGATGGCGAACCCGGGACTTCCCCCACTGGATCCTTCCTCCATAGAAATCCGAAAGATGTTTACAAAGAATCTGCTGGACCGACGGAAAAACCGGTATTTTTCCTCCACGAAATGATGACGTCTCCCGTGTACACAAAGGGGATGGAGGAAAACATTGAAACTTGTCTCGACTTTATGTTGGAAAAGGGAATCCGACACTTGCCGATCACGGGGAGAATGGGAGAAATTGTGGGATTTGTTTCAGACAGAGATTTATTAGATAAATCAAAATCCTACGAAAGGGATATGCCTGTATCAGATATCATGATCAAACGAGTATTAGTTGGAAGTCCAGGGGCAGAAATAAGGCAAGTGACTAAAGTGTTACTAGAAGAAAGAATTGGTTGTTTACCGATTGTAAATGACGATAATTTACCTATTGGAATCATCACGAGATCCGATTTGCTTCGTCTTCTTTTGAAATATCCTAATTTGAGTTTGATTGTATAA